The Lentzea guizhouensis genome contains a region encoding:
- a CDS encoding ABC transporter ATP-binding protein, whose amino-acid sequence MLSAWGLTKAYGGRTVVDQVGFELQPGTVTAFLGPNGAGKSTTLRMITGLTHPDRGQATVSGRPFTAWPNPSHVAGVLLDAAAVHPGRSGRGHLRTAATLAGVPARRADEVLETVGLADAATRKIGKYSLGMRQRLGIAHALLTDPPLLILDEPINGLDPEGIRAVRNLLRGHASRGGTVLLSSHVLSEVDQTADRVLVIGNGRIVADGPLASLTTSSRSLVRAKDMNRLAESLQRVGIAIQPAPDGYIAAHAPVERVSDVTFAAGIPLLGLREEQMNLEDLFFRLTGGGPA is encoded by the coding sequence GTGCTCAGTGCGTGGGGCCTGACCAAGGCCTATGGGGGTCGCACGGTCGTCGACCAGGTGGGCTTCGAGCTCCAGCCGGGCACCGTGACGGCCTTCCTCGGCCCGAACGGTGCCGGCAAGTCGACCACCCTGCGGATGATCACCGGGCTGACCCACCCCGACCGCGGCCAGGCAACGGTCTCCGGCCGCCCGTTCACCGCGTGGCCCAACCCGTCCCACGTCGCCGGCGTGCTCCTCGACGCCGCCGCCGTCCACCCCGGCCGCAGCGGCCGCGGCCACCTCCGCACGGCAGCCACCCTCGCCGGCGTCCCGGCTCGCCGCGCGGACGAGGTGCTGGAAACCGTCGGCCTCGCCGACGCCGCCACCCGCAAGATCGGCAAGTACAGCCTCGGCATGCGCCAGCGCCTGGGCATCGCCCACGCCCTGCTCACCGACCCACCGCTGCTGATCCTCGACGAGCCCATCAACGGCCTCGACCCGGAAGGCATCCGCGCCGTCCGCAACCTCCTGCGCGGCCACGCCTCCCGCGGCGGCACCGTCCTGCTCTCCAGCCACGTCCTGTCCGAAGTGGACCAGACAGCCGACCGCGTCCTGGTGATCGGCAACGGCCGCATCGTCGCCGACGGCCCACTGGCCAGCCTCACCACGTCCTCGCGCTCCCTGGTCCGCGCCAAGGACATGAACCGCCTCGCCGAGTCCCTGCAACGCGTCGGCATCGCCATCCAGCCAGCGCCGGACGGCTACATCGCCGCCCACGCTCCGGTCGAACGCGTCTCCGACGTCACCTTCGCCGCCGGCATCCCGTTGCTGGGCCTGCGCGAGGAACAGATGAACCTGGAAGACCTGTTCTTCCGGCTGACCGGGGGAGGCCCGGCATGA
- a CDS encoding M28 family metallopeptidase — protein MSGRSKLAAVLAISALVAAPTATASAASEPAGPALAKKLAKKVTVEGVNRHLIAFQRISDRNGGNRAALTPGYNASVDYVAGKLRDEGFIVSTPTFDFDVMVTDAERATVAGVNYQALILTASPQTPAGGITGPLRVVPEDATTGCEATDFAGQDFAGSVALIRRGGCTFEQKHLNAAAAGAIAVLVSNNVAGPLSNVTLTNPGVIPTGGVSQADGTTLATKAGSPVTVDMRFHTEVRTERNVIAETRTGRKNNVVMAGAHLDSVELGAGINDNGTGSAALLETALQLGSRPKVDNAVRFAWWGAEERGLIGSTKWVESLTFEQQLDIALYLNFDMVGSPNAAYFIYDGDNSDGVGAGPGPYGSAQIEKAFADYFAAKGVPTEGTDFSGRSDYGEFIAQGIPAGGLFTGAEGVKTAAQAAKWGGTAGIAYDPCYHAACDNLGNVDRVALGRNAGAIAFVTASYGVSTEDVNGVPPRAKRAEARATAAKVQSAAHDHDHSHLAVA, from the coding sequence ATGTCAGGCAGATCCAAGCTGGCGGCAGTGCTGGCCATCTCAGCATTAGTCGCCGCCCCAACCGCCACCGCGTCCGCCGCCAGTGAACCCGCAGGCCCCGCGCTCGCCAAGAAGCTCGCGAAGAAGGTGACCGTCGAGGGCGTCAACCGGCACCTCATCGCGTTCCAGCGCATCTCGGACCGCAACGGCGGCAACCGGGCCGCGCTGACCCCCGGTTACAACGCGAGCGTCGACTACGTGGCGGGCAAGCTCCGCGACGAAGGCTTCATCGTGAGCACGCCGACGTTCGACTTCGACGTGATGGTCACCGACGCCGAGCGCGCGACCGTCGCCGGGGTGAACTACCAGGCGCTGATCTTGACCGCCTCGCCGCAGACCCCGGCCGGCGGCATCACCGGGCCGCTGCGCGTCGTCCCCGAGGACGCCACCACCGGATGTGAGGCGACCGACTTCGCCGGTCAGGACTTCGCCGGCTCGGTCGCCCTGATCCGCCGCGGTGGCTGCACGTTCGAGCAGAAGCACCTCAACGCGGCCGCCGCCGGTGCGATCGCCGTGCTGGTCTCCAACAACGTCGCCGGCCCGCTGTCCAACGTGACGCTGACCAACCCCGGCGTGATCCCGACCGGCGGTGTCTCGCAGGCCGACGGCACCACGCTGGCCACGAAGGCCGGCTCGCCGGTCACCGTCGACATGCGCTTCCACACCGAGGTCCGCACCGAGCGCAACGTCATCGCCGAGACCCGCACCGGCCGCAAGAACAACGTCGTCATGGCCGGCGCGCACCTCGACAGCGTCGAGCTCGGCGCCGGCATCAACGACAACGGCACCGGCTCGGCCGCGTTGCTGGAGACCGCGCTGCAGCTCGGGTCCCGCCCGAAGGTCGACAACGCCGTCCGGTTCGCCTGGTGGGGCGCCGAGGAGCGGGGCCTGATCGGTTCGACGAAGTGGGTGGAGTCGCTGACGTTCGAGCAGCAGCTCGACATCGCCCTGTACCTGAACTTCGACATGGTCGGCTCCCCGAACGCCGCCTACTTCATCTACGACGGCGACAACTCCGACGGCGTCGGAGCGGGCCCCGGCCCGTACGGCTCGGCGCAGATCGAGAAGGCCTTCGCCGACTACTTCGCCGCCAAGGGCGTCCCGACCGAGGGCACCGACTTCTCCGGCCGCTCCGACTACGGCGAGTTCATCGCCCAGGGCATCCCCGCCGGTGGCCTCTTCACCGGCGCGGAAGGCGTCAAGACCGCCGCCCAGGCCGCCAAGTGGGGCGGCACGGCCGGCATCGCCTACGACCCGTGCTACCACGCGGCGTGCGACAACCTCGGCAACGTCGACCGGGTGGCACTCGGCCGCAACGCCGGCGCCATCGCGTTCGTGACCGCCTCCTACGGCGTCTCGACCGAGGACGTCAACGGCGTGCCTCCGCGCGCCAAGCGGGCCGAGGCGCGTGCAACTGCGGCCAAGGTCCAGTCCGCCGCGCACGACCACGACCACTCGCACCTGGCCGTGGCATAA
- a CDS encoding GNAT family N-acetyltransferase, which produces MNAWPLRNLVLTTPRLELRPDDDEGLYELVDVAKEGVHAPDEMPFNVPWTDQLSDDGGRSMVQFFWATRAKVAAGSWAVAFLVRHEGKVVGVQELSARDFAVLREVNTGSWLGQKFHGQGFGTEMRVAVLQFAFDHLGARIARSAAWVGNRASNRVSEKLGYLPDGTTAAAPRGERLEHVRLRLDAADFVRPGWETEVGGLAECVQLLTS; this is translated from the coding sequence ATGAACGCCTGGCCCCTGCGGAACCTGGTCCTGACCACGCCGCGCCTCGAACTGCGGCCCGATGACGACGAGGGGTTGTACGAGCTCGTCGACGTGGCGAAGGAAGGGGTGCACGCGCCGGACGAGATGCCGTTCAACGTGCCGTGGACCGACCAGCTGTCCGACGACGGTGGGCGGAGCATGGTCCAGTTCTTCTGGGCGACGCGGGCCAAGGTGGCGGCGGGGAGCTGGGCGGTTGCGTTCCTCGTGCGGCACGAGGGCAAGGTCGTCGGGGTGCAGGAGCTCAGCGCGCGTGACTTCGCGGTGCTGCGTGAGGTGAACACGGGGTCGTGGCTCGGGCAGAAGTTCCACGGGCAGGGGTTCGGCACGGAGATGCGGGTGGCTGTTCTCCAGTTCGCGTTCGACCACCTGGGTGCGCGCATCGCTCGATCGGCGGCATGGGTGGGGAACCGGGCTTCGAACCGGGTCAGCGAGAAGCTCGGTTATCTGCCGGACGGCACGACGGCCGCGGCGCCGCGGGGAGAGCGGCTTGAGCACGTGCGATTGCGGTTGGACGCGGCGGACTTCGTGCGGCCGGGGTGGGAGACGGAGGTGGGCGGGCTCGCGGAGTGTGTTCAGCTGCTCACCAGCTGA
- a CDS encoding NAD(P)H-quinone oxidoreductase produces MHAITVREPGGPDVLEWTEVPDPSPGPGEVLIDVAASAVNRADLLQRQGFYPPPPGAPDIIGLECSGTIAALGEGVTGFTVGDEVCALLAGGGYAEKVAVPAPQVLPLPAGVDLVTAASLPEVACTVWSNVVMDGRLKLGETFLVHGGAGGIGTHAIQVAKALGATVAATAGSDERLARCAELGADITVNYKTQDFVAEVKQADVVLDNMGASYLGRNIDVLAPDGRLMIIGMQGGVKGELPIGKLLTKRASVMATGLRGRSVEGKGAIVAQVREHLWPLIESGAVKPVVGQVVPMPNAAEAHRLLDEGDVFGKVVLKRER; encoded by the coding sequence ATGCATGCCATCACTGTTCGCGAACCCGGCGGCCCGGACGTGCTCGAGTGGACCGAGGTCCCCGACCCGTCGCCGGGCCCCGGCGAGGTGCTGATCGACGTGGCCGCCTCCGCCGTCAACCGCGCGGACCTGCTGCAGCGGCAGGGCTTCTACCCACCCCCGCCCGGCGCGCCGGACATCATCGGCCTGGAGTGCTCCGGCACGATCGCCGCTCTCGGCGAGGGCGTGACCGGCTTCACGGTGGGCGACGAGGTGTGCGCACTGCTCGCAGGCGGCGGCTACGCGGAAAAGGTCGCCGTCCCGGCTCCGCAGGTGTTGCCGCTCCCTGCGGGCGTCGACCTGGTCACCGCCGCCTCCCTGCCCGAGGTCGCGTGCACGGTGTGGTCGAACGTCGTGATGGACGGCCGCCTCAAGCTGGGCGAAACCTTCCTGGTCCACGGCGGCGCGGGCGGCATCGGCACGCACGCCATCCAGGTCGCGAAGGCCCTGGGCGCCACGGTCGCGGCCACCGCGGGCTCCGACGAACGGCTGGCCCGCTGCGCCGAGCTGGGCGCCGACATCACCGTGAACTACAAGACCCAGGACTTCGTGGCCGAGGTCAAGCAGGCCGACGTCGTGCTCGACAACATGGGCGCCTCCTACCTCGGCCGCAACATCGACGTGCTCGCCCCCGACGGCAGGCTGATGATCATCGGCATGCAGGGCGGCGTGAAGGGCGAGCTGCCGATCGGCAAGCTGCTGACGAAGCGCGCGTCGGTGATGGCGACCGGCCTGCGGGGACGCTCGGTCGAGGGGAAGGGCGCGATCGTGGCTCAGGTGCGGGAGCACCTGTGGCCGTTGATCGAGAGCGGTGCGGTCAAGCCCGTGGTGGGGCAGGTGGTGCCGATGCCGAACGCGGCGGAGGCACACCGGTTGCTGGACGAGGGCGACGTGTTCGGCAAGGTGGTGCTCAAGAGGGAGCGCTGA
- a CDS encoding class I SAM-dependent methyltransferase has product MDNSLASLARELADLSALQRLSPLLSEYLPSTAGDLRPAELVAVLDEVVLGARTVLVELGCGSSSVLLARLLARRGFGHLLSIEHDERIAAFVASQLRREGLGAVARVVHAPLTRHPAALSRHGQWYSPELVRDEVSGFVDAFGLVDLLVIDGPGVGDSRYPAVPVLRGVLAPGATVLVDDADQVDERAVLVRWSEEFGLEFRNSPRTSIASAAALA; this is encoded by the coding sequence TTGGACAACTCGCTCGCCTCGCTCGCCCGCGAGCTGGCGGACCTCTCGGCGCTGCAGCGGCTGAGCCCCCTGCTGTCGGAGTACCTGCCCTCGACCGCCGGCGACCTGCGGCCCGCCGAGCTGGTGGCGGTGCTGGACGAGGTCGTGCTCGGGGCGCGGACGGTGCTGGTGGAGCTCGGGTGCGGGTCGTCGTCGGTGCTGTTGGCGCGGTTGCTGGCGCGGCGTGGGTTCGGGCACCTGTTGTCGATTGAGCATGATGAGCGGATTGCGGCGTTTGTTGCCTCTCAGCTGCGGCGGGAGGGGTTGGGGGCCGTTGCGCGGGTCGTGCACGCGCCGTTGACGCGGCATCCGGCGGCGTTGTCGCGGCATGGGCAGTGGTACTCGCCGGAGCTCGTGCGGGATGAGGTGTCCGGGTTCGTGGATGCGTTCGGGTTGGTTGATCTGTTGGTGATCGACGGGCCTGGGGTGGGGGATTCGCGGTATCCGGCGGTTCCCGTGTTGCGTGGGGTGTTGGCGCCGGGGGCGACGGTGCTGGTCGATGATGCGGATCAGGTGGATGAGCGGGCGGTGCTGGTGAGGTGGTCCGAGGAGTTCGGGTTGGAGTTTCGGAACTCTCCGCGGACCTCGATTGCGTCGGCTGCTGCTCTCGCGTGA
- a CDS encoding cysteine desulfurase-like protein: MAFDVARVRGLFPALGDGWVHLDAPAGMQVPEQVATAVSTALRAPVSGPGGIFPASQRAEAIVDAARRAVADVVGGDPAGVVLGPSSAVLLQRLADAMTDDWFMGDEVLVSRLDHPANIAPWLRATQRTGSVVKWAEVDIETCELPGWQYDELVTDRTKLIAITAASGVVGTRPDLAKISAVARAHGSVMVVDASSAAPFVPLDIVGMGADVVALSAGQWGGPPVAALVFRDPSVLERLPSCSVDPLARGPERLELGPHAYPMLAGLVASVEYLAELDDAATGTRRERLLTSLGSVKAYQAGLLANLIHELRSLRHVMVIGDAMRRVPALAFTIAGVKAEDGVEHLASRGVCAFADPGQHGVFSVLGVGEVGGAIRVGLAHYTNAVEVDDLVRAVAELG; this comes from the coding sequence ATGGCGTTCGACGTCGCACGGGTACGAGGGCTCTTCCCCGCGCTCGGCGACGGCTGGGTCCACCTCGACGCACCGGCCGGCATGCAGGTGCCGGAACAGGTAGCCACCGCCGTCTCCACCGCGCTGCGCGCCCCCGTCTCCGGCCCCGGTGGCATCTTCCCGGCCTCCCAGCGCGCGGAGGCCATCGTCGACGCGGCCCGCCGCGCCGTGGCCGACGTGGTGGGCGGCGACCCCGCGGGCGTCGTGCTCGGTCCCTCCTCCGCGGTCCTGCTGCAACGGCTCGCCGACGCCATGACCGACGACTGGTTCATGGGCGACGAGGTCCTGGTTTCCCGCCTGGACCACCCGGCGAACATCGCACCGTGGCTGCGCGCCACCCAGCGCACCGGCAGCGTGGTCAAGTGGGCGGAGGTCGACATCGAGACGTGCGAGCTGCCCGGCTGGCAGTACGACGAGCTCGTCACCGACCGCACCAAGCTCATCGCCATCACCGCCGCCTCCGGCGTGGTCGGCACCCGCCCCGACCTGGCGAAGATCTCCGCGGTCGCCCGCGCGCACGGCTCCGTGATGGTGGTGGACGCCTCCTCGGCCGCCCCCTTCGTGCCCTTGGACATCGTTGGCATGGGCGCCGACGTGGTCGCCCTCTCCGCCGGCCAGTGGGGCGGCCCACCCGTCGCCGCCCTCGTCTTCCGCGACCCCTCGGTGCTCGAACGCCTGCCCTCCTGCTCGGTCGACCCCCTGGCCCGCGGCCCGGAACGCCTGGAGCTGGGCCCGCACGCCTACCCGATGCTCGCCGGCCTGGTCGCCTCCGTGGAGTACCTCGCCGAGCTCGACGACGCCGCCACCGGCACCCGCCGCGAACGCCTGCTCACCTCCCTGGGCTCGGTGAAGGCGTACCAGGCGGGCCTGCTCGCCAACCTCATCCACGAACTGCGTTCGCTGCGACACGTGATGGTGATCGGCGACGCCATGCGCCGAGTCCCGGCACTGGCGTTCACGATCGCCGGCGTCAAAGCCGAAGACGGCGTCGAACACCTCGCCTCCCGAGGCGTCTGCGCGTTCGCCGACCCCGGCCAGCACGGCGTGTTCTCGGTGCTCGGCGTGGGCGAGGTGGGCGGAGCCATCCGCGTCGGCCTCGCGCACTACACGAACGCCGTCGAGGTGGACGACCTGGTGCGGGCGGTCGCCGAGCTGGGCTGA
- a CDS encoding bacterial proteasome activator family protein, with amino-acid sequence MNQEQQPVVVVGAADGGGDLTDLVEQPAKVMRIGTMIKQLLEEVRAAPLDEASRNRLKEIHKRSIDELEDGLAPELRDELERLSLPFTEEGTPSDAELRIAQAQLVGWLEGLFHGIQTALFAQQMAARAQLEQMRGRALPAGSGDGADSGPGPKGTGQYL; translated from the coding sequence ATGAACCAGGAGCAGCAGCCAGTGGTGGTCGTCGGTGCGGCGGACGGCGGTGGTGACCTCACCGACCTGGTGGAGCAGCCGGCGAAGGTCATGCGGATCGGCACGATGATCAAGCAGCTCCTCGAGGAGGTGCGGGCCGCACCTCTGGACGAGGCCAGCCGCAACCGGCTCAAGGAGATCCACAAGCGGTCCATCGACGAGCTCGAGGACGGCCTCGCCCCCGAACTGCGCGACGAGCTGGAACGCCTCTCGCTGCCGTTCACCGAGGAGGGCACGCCGTCCGACGCCGAGCTGCGGATCGCGCAGGCCCAGCTGGTCGGCTGGCTGGAGGGGCTGTTCCACGGCATCCAGACCGCGCTGTTCGCCCAGCAGATGGCCGCACGGGCCCAGCTGGAGCAGATGCGCGGCCGGGCACTGCCCGCGGGCAGCGGCGACGGCGCGGACAGCGGTCCCGGCCCCAAGGGGACGGGCCAGTACCTGTGA
- a CDS encoding ABC transporter permease, whose amino-acid sequence MQATSTLDQAEAPPAVKSRSFKRAFADVREAWDHRELWGHLGWQDIKQRYRRSVIGPLWITISMGTTALALGLLYSVLLDAELPAFLPYITAGFIIWNFILGCVTEGTDVFIANEGLIKHLPAPITVHVMRMVWRQVLFLAHNLVIYVIVMVIFFSTLSEPYRMTAGGTLQPGISWTILLAIPAFVLLAVNAVWVALLFGVISTRFRDIPPVVNSFINLVFFMTPIVWDADILTKVTKTGEDSQWRVLIAELNPVYHFVEVVRAPLLGHYVDWHHWAVVGGFTVLGWFGALVILRNYRARVSYWV is encoded by the coding sequence GTGCAAGCCACCAGTACGCTCGACCAAGCTGAGGCGCCCCCTGCCGTCAAGTCGCGCAGCTTCAAGCGCGCGTTCGCCGACGTGCGGGAAGCGTGGGACCACCGTGAGCTGTGGGGTCATCTCGGCTGGCAGGACATCAAGCAGCGCTACCGCCGGTCGGTCATCGGTCCGTTGTGGATCACCATCTCGATGGGGACCACGGCGCTCGCACTGGGCCTGCTGTACTCGGTGCTGCTGGACGCGGAACTGCCGGCCTTCCTGCCGTACATCACCGCGGGCTTCATCATCTGGAACTTCATCCTCGGCTGCGTCACCGAGGGCACTGACGTCTTCATCGCCAACGAGGGCCTGATCAAGCACCTGCCGGCGCCGATCACGGTCCACGTGATGCGGATGGTGTGGCGCCAGGTGCTGTTCCTCGCGCACAACCTGGTGATCTACGTGATCGTCATGGTGATCTTCTTCAGCACGCTGTCGGAGCCGTACCGGATGACCGCGGGCGGGACGCTGCAGCCCGGCATCAGCTGGACCATCCTGCTGGCGATCCCCGCCTTCGTGCTGCTGGCCGTCAACGCCGTGTGGGTGGCGCTGCTGTTCGGCGTGATCAGCACCCGCTTCCGCGACATCCCGCCGGTTGTGAACAGCTTCATCAACCTGGTGTTCTTCATGACGCCGATCGTGTGGGACGCGGACATCCTCACCAAGGTCACCAAGACCGGCGAGGACTCCCAGTGGCGCGTGCTGATCGCCGAGCTGAACCCGGTCTACCACTTCGTCGAGGTGGTCCGCGCGCCACTGCTCGGCCACTACGTCGACTGGCACCACTGGGCCGTCGTGGGCGGGTTCACCGTCCTCGGCTGGTTCGGTGCGCTGGTCATCCTGCGCAACTACCGCGCCCGCGTCTCGTACTGGGTCTGA
- a CDS encoding ABC transporter ATP-binding protein: MVSIDVWNASVDFPIFDAKSRSLKKLALGKVGGKIGSEGRVPIIEALHDITLSLKDGERVGLIGHNGAGKSTLLRLLAGIYEPTRGHSRIIGKVAPVFDLGVGMDPEISGYENIMIRGLFLGMSRKEMEKRVDDIAQFTELGDYLSMPLRTYSTGMRVRLALGVVTSINPEILLLDEGIGAVDAAFLAKARDRLKDLVARSGLLVFANHSDEFLMEFCNTAIWMDEGHVKMHGDLREVLTAYKGYDPFERMSAEQLARLGHTPVLSGNGGE, from the coding sequence ATGGTCAGCATCGACGTCTGGAACGCATCGGTCGACTTCCCGATCTTCGACGCGAAGTCCCGATCACTGAAGAAGCTCGCACTCGGCAAGGTCGGCGGCAAGATCGGCTCCGAGGGCAGGGTGCCGATCATCGAGGCACTGCACGACATCACGCTGTCCCTCAAGGACGGTGAGCGCGTCGGCCTGATCGGCCACAACGGCGCGGGCAAGTCCACCCTGCTGCGCCTGCTGGCCGGCATCTACGAGCCGACCCGCGGTCACTCGCGGATCATCGGCAAGGTGGCGCCGGTCTTCGACCTCGGCGTCGGCATGGACCCGGAGATCTCCGGCTACGAGAACATCATGATCCGGGGCCTGTTCCTCGGCATGAGCCGCAAGGAGATGGAAAAGCGGGTCGACGACATCGCGCAGTTCACCGAACTGGGTGACTACCTGTCGATGCCGCTGCGCACGTACTCGACGGGCATGCGCGTCCGGCTGGCGCTGGGCGTCGTCACGTCGATCAACCCGGAGATCCTCCTGCTGGACGAGGGCATCGGCGCCGTGGACGCGGCGTTCCTGGCGAAGGCCCGCGACCGGCTCAAGGACCTCGTGGCCCGCTCCGGTCTGCTGGTGTTCGCGAACCACTCCGACGAGTTCCTCATGGAGTTCTGCAACACCGCGATCTGGATGGACGAGGGCCACGTCAAAATGCACGGGGACCTGCGAGAAGTGCTCACCGCGTACAAGGGTTACGACCCGTTCGAGCGGATGAGCGCGGAACAGCTGGCCAGGCTCGGCCACACCCCCGTCCTCAGCGGAAATGGCGGCGAGTAG
- a CDS encoding glycosyltransferase, whose amino-acid sequence MQALPKGSVVAVVVTRHRRELLAESLKALSTQTRVPDHLVVVDNGPDQPVDDLVEQCPLPTTYLASHRNLGGAGGFALGMLHALSLGADWVWLADDDGRPADENVLEVLLEEAERRKLAAISPVVTNIDRPDKLAFPLRRGLTWKRSAAELGTDFLPGIASLFNGALFRATTLDVVGVPDYRLFFRGDEVEIHRRLVRSGVPFGTSLRVAYVHPDGSDEFKPMLGGKFHAQDPENPIKRYYTYRNRGYLLSQPGMRKLGLLEVFRFGLYFLGVKRDPKGFVEWLKLVRLGQRERFFRK is encoded by the coding sequence GTGCAGGCACTGCCCAAGGGCTCCGTGGTCGCGGTGGTGGTCACCCGCCACCGCAGGGAACTGCTGGCCGAGTCGCTGAAGGCGCTCTCGACCCAGACGCGCGTCCCCGATCACCTCGTGGTCGTCGACAACGGTCCCGACCAGCCGGTCGACGACCTGGTCGAGCAGTGCCCGCTCCCCACCACCTACCTCGCCTCGCACCGCAACCTCGGCGGTGCCGGCGGGTTCGCGCTCGGCATGCTGCACGCGTTGTCGCTGGGCGCGGACTGGGTGTGGCTGGCCGACGACGACGGCCGCCCCGCCGACGAGAACGTGCTGGAAGTGCTGCTGGAGGAGGCGGAACGGCGCAAGCTGGCCGCCATCTCCCCGGTCGTCACGAACATCGACCGGCCGGACAAGCTCGCGTTCCCGCTGCGCCGCGGCCTGACGTGGAAGCGCTCGGCGGCCGAGCTCGGCACCGACTTCCTGCCGGGCATCGCGTCGCTGTTCAACGGCGCCCTGTTCCGCGCGACCACGCTGGACGTCGTGGGCGTGCCGGACTACCGCCTGTTCTTCCGCGGTGACGAGGTGGAGATCCACCGCCGGCTGGTGCGCTCCGGCGTCCCGTTCGGCACCTCGCTGCGGGTCGCGTACGTGCACCCGGACGGGTCGGACGAGTTCAAGCCGATGCTGGGCGGCAAGTTCCACGCCCAGGACCCGGAGAACCCGATCAAGCGCTACTACACCTACCGCAACCGCGGTTACCTCCTGTCGCAGCCGGGGATGCGCAAGCTCGGTCTGCTGGAGGTCTTCCGGTTCGGCCTGTACTTCCTCGGGGTCAAGCGCGACCCGAAGGGGTTCGTGGAGTGGCTGAAGCTGGTGCGGCTGGGGCAGCGGGAGCGGTTCTTCCGCAAGTGA